The following are from one region of the Phormidium sp. PBR-2020 genome:
- a CDS encoding DUF350 domain-containing protein — protein MIDWALVLNTLFWGFLGIILLYLGVRLFDKLDPIDYRSQVERGNLAAGVIVASIILSLAAVIVSVIIT, from the coding sequence ATGATAGATTGGGCTTTGGTTTTAAACACCCTATTTTGGGGGTTTCTCGGCATTATTCTGCTTTACCTTGGGGTTCGCCTATTCGATAAACTCGACCCAATTGACTACCGCAGCCAAGTTGAGAGGGGGAATCTAGCGGCTGGGGTCATTGTGGCCAGTATCATCCTCTCTTTGGCGGCAGTTATCGTCAGTGTGATTATTACGTAA
- a CDS encoding diflavin flavoprotein translates to MVVAAAPSQKRLTMQVEDVAADTTAIRSLDWERDRFDIEFGLQNGTTYNSFLIRGEKVALVDTSHEKFRQLYLDSLKQQVNPQDIDYLIISHTEPDHSGLVRDVLELAPNATVVGAKVAIQFLENLVHKPFEKQIVKNGDTLDLGNGHIIEFVNAPNLHWPDTIFSYDQKTQVLFTCDAFGMHYCSDATYDENLKRIEPDFRFYYECLMAPNARSVISAMKRMKKLGDIQTIATGHGPILRYHVSELTGRYWDWSNEKANAETCVAVFYISDYGYSDRLSQAIAHGITKAGVAVEMMDLKSADPQEVHELVSRCAGIVLGTPPASGDVAKATLDGLGTLVAAIHEKQAFGIFECYGGDDEPIDPLVTKFRDLKLKPGFSPIRITDTPSQGTYQLCEEAGTDMAQLLTRKDAIKKMKALDSDLDKALGRLSGGLYIITAKKGEITSGMLASWVSQASFKPLGLTIAVAKDRAIESLMQVGDSFVLNVLEEGNYQHLMKHFLKRFPPGADRFAGVNSQTANNGSPLLTDSLAYLECTVGSRMECSDHWIVYSTVENGRVSKPESRTAVHHRKVGNHY, encoded by the coding sequence ATGGTCGTAGCCGCCGCTCCCAGCCAAAAACGCCTCACCATGCAAGTCGAGGACGTCGCTGCCGACACCACTGCTATCCGTTCCCTCGACTGGGAGCGCGATCGCTTCGACATTGAATTTGGCTTACAAAACGGAACCACCTATAACTCCTTCCTCATCCGAGGCGAAAAAGTTGCCCTGGTGGACACCTCCCACGAAAAATTCCGGCAACTCTATCTCGACAGCCTCAAACAACAAGTCAACCCCCAAGACATCGACTATCTCATCATCAGCCACACCGAACCCGATCACAGTGGCTTAGTCCGAGATGTCTTGGAACTGGCCCCCAACGCCACCGTCGTCGGGGCAAAAGTCGCCATTCAATTCCTAGAAAACCTGGTTCATAAACCCTTCGAGAAACAGATCGTCAAAAACGGCGACACCCTCGATCTCGGCAACGGCCATATTATCGAGTTCGTCAACGCACCGAACCTGCACTGGCCCGATACCATCTTCAGTTACGACCAAAAAACCCAGGTCCTGTTCACCTGCGATGCGTTTGGGATGCACTACTGTTCCGACGCCACCTATGACGAGAACCTCAAACGCATTGAGCCAGACTTCCGGTTTTACTACGAATGTCTCATGGCCCCCAACGCGCGATCGGTCATCTCCGCCATGAAACGCATGAAAAAACTTGGGGATATCCAAACCATCGCCACCGGCCATGGCCCCATTCTGCGCTATCACGTCAGCGAACTCACCGGACGCTATTGGGACTGGAGTAACGAGAAAGCTAACGCCGAAACCTGTGTCGCCGTCTTCTATATCTCCGACTATGGCTATAGCGATCGCCTCTCCCAAGCGATCGCCCACGGCATCACCAAAGCCGGAGTCGCCGTAGAGATGATGGATCTCAAATCCGCCGACCCCCAAGAAGTCCACGAACTCGTCTCCCGTTGTGCCGGAATCGTCCTGGGAACCCCTCCCGCCTCAGGAGATGTTGCCAAAGCCACCCTCGACGGCCTAGGAACCCTCGTGGCGGCCATTCATGAGAAACAAGCCTTTGGCATCTTTGAATGCTACGGCGGGGACGACGAACCCATTGACCCCCTCGTCACCAAATTCCGCGACCTCAAACTCAAACCCGGCTTTTCCCCCATCCGCATCACCGACACCCCCAGTCAAGGGACCTATCAACTCTGCGAAGAAGCCGGAACCGACATGGCTCAATTGCTCACTCGCAAAGATGCCATCAAAAAGATGAAAGCCCTCGATAGTGACCTGGATAAAGCCCTCGGTCGCTTAAGTGGCGGACTCTATATTATCACCGCCAAAAAGGGAGAAATCACCAGTGGAATGCTCGCCTCGTGGGTCTCGCAAGCCAGCTTTAAACCCCTTGGCTTAACCATCGCCGTGGCCAAAGACCGAGCCATTGAATCCCTCATGCAAGTGGGAGATAGTTTTGTCTTAAATGTCCTTGAAGAAGGCAACTATCAGCATTTGATGAAGCACTTTCTCAAACGCTTTCCCCCCGGTGCCGATCGCTTTGCCGGAGTCAACAGCCAAACAGCAAACAATGGTTCCCCCTTACTAACGGATTCCCTGGCCTACTTAGAATGTACCGTCGGCAGCCGCATGGAATGTTCAGACCATTGGATTGTCTATAGTACCGTCGAAAACGGTCGCGTCTCCAAACCCGAATCCCGCACCGCCGTCCATCACCGCAAAGTCGGCAACCATTACTAA
- the htpG gene encoding molecular chaperone HtpG, whose translation MTVLEKGNITIHTENIFPIIKKSLYSAHEIFLRELVSNAVDAIEKLKMVSYAGEFNGDTDHPKIVIKADQDNKTLSISDNGIGMTADEIKKYINQVAFSSAEEFVQKYSGGADQPIIGHFGLGFYSSFIVAKTVEIDTLSYKEGAEAVHWTCDGSPEFELTESDRQEVGTTITLTLQDEETEYLESPRIRQLVKTYCDFMPVPIEFEGEILNQQPAIWRKSPSNLTDEDYLEFYRYLYPFQDEPLLWVHLKTDYPFEINGILYFPKLKPDVDVTKGNIKLFCNHVFVSDHCEEIVPQFLMPMRGVIDSPDIPLNVSRSALQVDRKVRKIADFIAKKVADRLKELYKEDKTQYLKCWKDLGTFVKFGYINDEKFKKQIEDIVIYKTTADLSSGESDSANVQVETEGDAWQDVNAGDSNAEGGITQNGESYTTLAEYLERNKERHENRVYYCSDSVTQATYVELHKNQGLEVLFLDSFIDTHFISYLERDHSDVKFSRVDSELDENLVSGDQDSEIVDPNTNKTRSEQVKELFEAALNKPKLTIRTESLKGDNAQTSPPAMVLLPEAMRRLRDMTALLQQEQSDFPDEHILVVNTAHPMIQNLANIAQGGIVTSEGSPSSELANLICHHVYDLALMSQKGFDADGMKQFVNRSNQVLTQLTDAAK comes from the coding sequence ATGACTGTCCTCGAAAAAGGCAACATTACAATCCATACCGAGAACATTTTTCCCATTATCAAAAAGTCGCTGTACTCAGCCCATGAAATCTTTTTGCGGGAACTGGTCTCGAATGCCGTAGATGCCATTGAAAAACTAAAAATGGTCTCCTACGCCGGAGAATTTAACGGCGACACCGACCACCCCAAAATTGTCATCAAAGCTGACCAAGACAACAAAACCCTCTCAATCAGCGATAATGGCATCGGCATGACCGCCGATGAAATCAAAAAGTATATTAACCAGGTTGCATTTTCCAGCGCCGAAGAATTCGTCCAAAAGTATAGCGGCGGTGCCGATCAACCCATCATCGGCCATTTCGGCTTAGGCTTTTACTCCTCCTTCATTGTTGCCAAAACCGTCGAAATCGATACCCTCTCCTATAAAGAAGGAGCAGAAGCCGTCCATTGGACTTGCGACGGTTCCCCAGAATTTGAACTCACCGAGAGCGATCGCCAAGAGGTGGGAACCACTATCACCCTCACCCTTCAAGACGAAGAAACTGAATATCTCGAATCCCCCCGCATCCGCCAGTTGGTGAAAACCTACTGCGACTTCATGCCCGTTCCCATCGAATTTGAAGGGGAAATTCTCAACCAACAACCCGCCATTTGGCGCAAATCTCCCTCCAATCTGACTGACGAAGATTACCTAGAATTTTATCGCTATCTCTACCCCTTCCAAGACGAACCTCTCCTCTGGGTTCACCTCAAAACCGACTATCCCTTTGAAATCAACGGCATCCTCTACTTCCCCAAACTGAAACCCGACGTAGATGTCACCAAGGGCAACATCAAACTCTTCTGCAACCATGTCTTTGTCAGCGACCATTGCGAAGAAATTGTACCCCAGTTCCTGATGCCCATGCGTGGGGTTATCGACAGTCCTGACATTCCCCTGAACGTCTCCCGGAGTGCCTTGCAAGTCGATCGCAAAGTTCGCAAAATCGCCGACTTCATCGCCAAGAAAGTCGCCGATCGCCTCAAAGAACTCTACAAAGAAGACAAAACCCAGTATCTCAAATGCTGGAAAGACCTGGGAACCTTCGTCAAATTCGGCTACATCAACGACGAGAAGTTCAAGAAACAAATCGAGGACATCGTCATCTACAAAACCACCGCTGACCTAAGTTCCGGCGAAAGCGACAGCGCCAACGTACAAGTCGAAACCGAGGGCGATGCTTGGCAAGATGTGAACGCCGGAGATAGCAACGCCGAAGGAGGAATCACCCAAAACGGGGAATCCTACACCACCCTAGCGGAGTATCTCGAACGCAACAAAGAACGCCATGAGAACCGCGTCTATTACTGTTCCGATTCTGTTACCCAAGCCACCTATGTGGAACTCCACAAAAACCAAGGTTTAGAAGTCTTATTCCTCGACTCCTTCATCGACACCCACTTTATCAGCTACCTCGAACGCGACCATTCCGACGTCAAGTTCTCCCGAGTTGACTCAGAACTCGATGAGAACCTCGTCAGCGGTGATCAAGATAGCGAAATTGTTGACCCCAACACCAACAAAACCCGCAGCGAACAAGTGAAAGAGTTGTTTGAAGCGGCCCTGAACAAACCCAAACTCACCATTCGCACCGAATCCTTGAAAGGGGACAACGCTCAAACCTCTCCCCCGGCGATGGTGTTACTCCCCGAAGCCATGCGTCGTCTGCGGGATATGACGGCCCTGTTGCAGCAGGAACAGTCCGACTTCCCCGATGAGCATATTCTGGTGGTGAACACCGCGCACCCGATGATTCAGAATTTGGCCAACATCGCCCAGGGGGGAATCGTCACCAGTGAGGGATCTCCCTCCTCGGAGTTAGCGAATCTGATTTGTCATCATGTCTATGATTTAGCGTTGATGTCTCAGAAAGGCTTTGACGCGGACGGAATGAAGCAGTTTGTCAACCGTTCTAATCAGGTATTGACGCAACTCACCGACGCGGCAAAATAG
- a CDS encoding aldo/keto reductase, whose product MGCGTWAWGNRLLWDYDDSMDSGLQQVFNLCVENGVTLFDTGDSYGTGKLSGRSELLLGQFAQRYCETAVNVQRTEICLATKLAPYPWRLSRGSMIVAAEASAERLGGIDLAQMHWSTANYLPWQEWPLLDGLMDLYEAGKVRGVGVSNYGPKRLRKVHRRFSDRGIPLVSLQVQYSLLSTYPVTELGLKEVCDELGIQLIAYSPLALGLLTGKYSSEKTPKGLRGVVCRQILPGARSLLDCLGAIANSREKTPAQVALNWCIAKGTIPIPGAKTVEQAQQNLGALGWLLDGGEIEELDREAAKVKKPMVQNIFQTR is encoded by the coding sequence ATGGGCTGTGGAACCTGGGCCTGGGGAAATCGCCTGCTTTGGGATTACGATGACAGCATGGATAGTGGCTTACAACAGGTGTTTAATCTCTGTGTGGAGAATGGCGTAACCCTCTTTGACACGGGGGACTCCTATGGAACGGGCAAACTCAGCGGACGCAGTGAATTACTCTTAGGACAATTCGCCCAACGTTACTGTGAAACTGCCGTTAATGTGCAACGGACGGAAATCTGTTTGGCCACGAAATTAGCCCCCTATCCGTGGCGACTCAGCCGGGGGTCTATGATTGTGGCGGCGGAGGCTTCAGCGGAGCGTTTGGGGGGCATTGATTTAGCCCAAATGCACTGGTCCACGGCGAATTATTTACCCTGGCAAGAATGGCCTTTATTAGATGGGTTAATGGACTTGTATGAAGCGGGGAAGGTGCGCGGGGTTGGGGTGTCGAATTATGGCCCGAAACGATTGCGCAAGGTGCATCGCCGTTTTAGCGATCGGGGGATTCCGCTGGTCTCGTTGCAGGTGCAATATTCGTTGCTATCGACCTATCCGGTGACGGAGTTAGGGTTGAAAGAGGTTTGTGATGAGTTGGGGATTCAATTGATTGCCTATAGTCCTTTGGCGTTGGGGTTATTGACGGGCAAATATTCCTCTGAGAAGACGCCAAAGGGGTTGCGGGGAGTGGTGTGTCGGCAGATTTTGCCGGGGGCGCGATCGCTGTTGGATTGTTTGGGGGCGATCGCCAACTCCCGCGAGAAAACCCCGGCCCAAGTGGCTTTAAATTGGTGTATAGCCAAAGGGACGATTCCCATTCCGGGGGCGAAAACCGTCGAACAGGCCCAGCAGAATCTGGGGGCGTTGGGTTGGCTGTTAGATGGGGGTGAGATTGAGGAATTGGATCGCGAAGCGGCGAAGGTGAAAAAGCCGATGGTTCAGAACATTTTTCAAACCCGCTAG
- a CDS encoding diflavin flavoprotein, whose protein sequence is MTDKPRDVQVLPIAENTRILRSRTWGRLRFEIEYARQRGTTANTYLIESNKTALFDPPGESFTPIFIQTLKDRVDINSIDYVILGHVNPNRAVTLKALLEIAPKLTFVCSNPGAIALRSFLADEGYEAKIKVMRGEETLNLGQGHRLLFTPIPTPRWSDGLATYDTKTQILYTDKFFGAHVCGDQVFDEGSSVYANDRRYYFDCLMAPNARQVATCLEKIASLPPVRFYAPAHGPIVRDGMRDLTASYRQWSAEQKDKDVTVALLFASAYGNTATIGQAIARGLTKAGVNVEAINCEVTPPDEIQRIVEGCSGFIIGSPTLGGHAPTQIQTALGIVLSTVPKTTPAGVFGSFGWSGEAIDLLESKLRNGGYQLAFDPIRVKFKPTEVILKTCEEAGTDFAQTIRKAKKVRSRREPASNVEQAVGRLVGSLCVLTTKQGDLSSAMLASWVSQATFTPPGLTVAVAKERAIESLLYQGSPFALNILGEGKHLGLMKHFLKPFNPGEDRFAGVEATEAENGSPILQEAIATLECTVQRRMECGDHWLVYATVAAGNVFDADSQTAVHHRKTGTHY, encoded by the coding sequence ATGACTGACAAACCCAGAGACGTACAAGTTTTACCCATTGCCGAGAACACCCGGATTTTGCGATCGCGCACCTGGGGACGACTCCGCTTCGAGATTGAATATGCGCGTCAGCGAGGAACAACCGCCAACACCTATCTCATCGAAAGTAATAAAACCGCCTTATTCGACCCTCCGGGGGAATCCTTTACCCCGATTTTCATCCAAACCCTAAAAGACCGGGTGGATATTAATAGCATTGACTATGTGATTTTGGGTCATGTCAACCCCAATCGGGCCGTGACACTCAAAGCCTTACTAGAGATTGCGCCAAAACTCACCTTTGTCTGTTCCAACCCAGGGGCGATCGCCCTGCGGTCTTTCCTCGCCGACGAAGGCTACGAAGCCAAAATCAAAGTCATGCGGGGAGAAGAAACCCTAAACCTCGGCCAAGGTCATCGCCTGTTATTCACCCCCATCCCCACCCCTCGCTGGTCCGATGGACTGGCCACCTACGACACGAAAACCCAAATCCTCTATACAGACAAATTTTTTGGCGCTCATGTCTGCGGCGATCAAGTCTTCGACGAAGGCTCATCCGTATATGCCAACGATCGCCGCTACTACTTCGACTGTCTCATGGCTCCCAATGCCCGGCAAGTAGCCACCTGCTTAGAGAAAATCGCCTCCCTCCCCCCCGTCCGTTTCTACGCACCGGCCCACGGCCCCATTGTGCGCGATGGAATGCGGGATTTAACGGCATCCTATCGCCAGTGGAGTGCCGAACAGAAAGATAAAGATGTCACCGTGGCCTTACTGTTCGCCTCCGCCTATGGAAACACCGCCACCATTGGCCAGGCGATCGCCCGCGGCCTCACCAAAGCCGGTGTCAACGTTGAGGCTATTAACTGCGAAGTCACCCCCCCAGACGAGATCCAACGCATTGTCGAGGGCTGTTCTGGCTTTATTATTGGCTCTCCCACCCTCGGCGGCCATGCACCCACCCAAATTCAAACCGCCCTGGGAATCGTCCTCTCCACCGTTCCCAAAACCACCCCAGCGGGAGTGTTTGGCTCCTTTGGTTGGAGTGGTGAAGCCATTGACTTGCTCGAAAGCAAACTCCGCAATGGCGGCTATCAACTGGCCTTTGACCCCATCCGCGTCAAATTCAAACCCACCGAGGTCATTCTCAAAACCTGCGAAGAAGCCGGAACCGACTTCGCCCAAACCATCCGCAAAGCCAAGAAAGTCCGCAGCCGCCGCGAACCCGCCAGCAACGTCGAACAAGCCGTTGGGCGTTTGGTCGGGTCGTTGTGCGTGCTCACCACAAAACAGGGTGACTTGTCAAGTGCAATGTTAGCCTCTTGGGTTTCCCAGGCCACCTTCACCCCCCCTGGCCTAACCGTCGCCGTGGCCAAAGAGCGGGCGATCGAGTCCCTCCTCTATCAGGGGAGTCCCTTCGCCCTAAATATCCTTGGGGAAGGGAAACACCTGGGGTTAATGAAGCATTTTCTCAAACCCTTTAACCCCGGTGAAGACCGCTTTGCTGGCGTTGAAGCCACAGAAGCCGAAAATGGATCGCCCATCTTGCAAGAGGCGATCGCCACCCTCGAATGTACCGTGCAACGGCGCATGGAATGTGGCGACCATTGGCTCGTTTACGCCACCGTCGCCGCAGGTAACGTCTTCGATGCCGACAGCCAAACCGCCGTCCACCACCGCAAAACCGGAACCCATTACTAA
- a CDS encoding Uma2 family endonuclease → MLSQTEEQTKILTLEEFLDWYPDGYEGRFELHDGVVVKVQPTGTHEQVAGFLASKLSVYIDREDLPFFIPRQGLVKAIDSPKSAYIPDVMVLDANALKHEALWKRRSTIAQGASIKLVIEVVSTNWQDDYLLKLGEYEKLGIAEYWIVDYLGLGGRRYIGDPKQPTISIYDWVDGEYRVTLFRGQDRLRSPTFPELNLTAEQIIQVGT, encoded by the coding sequence ATGTTGAGCCAGACAGAAGAACAAACAAAAATCTTGACCTTAGAGGAGTTTCTGGATTGGTATCCAGATGGGTATGAGGGTCGATTTGAATTACATGATGGAGTAGTTGTCAAGGTGCAACCAACGGGAACCCACGAACAAGTGGCAGGATTTTTGGCCTCTAAACTATCGGTTTACATTGACCGTGAGGATTTGCCGTTTTTTATCCCCCGCCAAGGGCTAGTGAAAGCGATTGATTCTCCTAAATCGGCGTATATACCGGATGTGATGGTCTTGGATGCTAATGCCCTAAAACATGAGGCGTTATGGAAACGGCGATCGACGATCGCACAAGGGGCGAGCATTAAGTTAGTCATAGAAGTGGTGAGTACAAATTGGCAGGATGATTATTTGCTGAAGCTAGGGGAATATGAAAAATTGGGGATTGCTGAGTATTGGATTGTGGATTATTTAGGGTTGGGAGGTCGGCGTTATATTGGAGACCCGAAGCAACCGACGATTTCAATCTATGATTGGGTCGATGGAGAATATCGGGTTACTTTATTTAGGGGTCAAGACCGGTTGCGATCGCCCACATTTCCAGAGTTAAACCTAACCGCAGAACAAATTATTCAAGTTGGGACGTGA
- a CDS encoding DUF4351 domain-containing protein: MQYLTSFERRARQEGLEQGIEQGIEQGIEQGVRRGKIELVGQLLSERLGSLDAQRQSRLDQLSSGQLDALARQLFQFQSLDDLDDWFDSLDS, from the coding sequence ATGCAGTATCTGACCAGCTTTGAACGCCGCGCTAGACAGGAAGGTCTTGAACAAGGCATTGAACAAGGTATTGAACAAGGCATTGAACAGGGAGTTCGGCGAGGCAAGATTGAATTAGTAGGTCAACTTTTGAGTGAGCGTCTGGGTTCTCTTGATGCTCAGAGACAGTCTCGCTTAGACCAACTTTCCTCGGGTCAACTGGATGCTCTCGCGCGTCAACTGTTCCAATTCCAGAGTCTCGATGACCTGGATGACTGGTTTGACAGCCTGGATTCCTAA
- a CDS encoding DUF4336 domain-containing protein has protein sequence MSEYSWNFWFTLPIYPYGQRRTLRREVVRDRLWTFDQLQGIFYVVVPIRMTVIKLDAGGLLVYAPIAPTRECLTLLNELVAEHGPVRYIIHPTVSGLEHKVFVGPFARACPQAQVYIAPQQWSFPLNLPLSWLGLPGDRTRVIPDEPSQLPFADQCALEVLGPINLGTGWFGEVALYDRSSRSLLLTDSLIAIPEDPPAIVQLDSYPLLFHAKDSPFDVIEDTPENRRKGWQRICLFAAYFRPSVLETPPWGQVIRDAFKVGDRSRKNYFGLYPFQWQNDWQRSFEALRGKGRPLVAPVLQQLILNRAPQETLDWVERVSQWHCDRLISAHFQSPIFSTKEQFCQAFSFLKNQDLFTPSPLPSTDLQLLADIDKTLCDRGIVPPSKLSR, from the coding sequence ATGAGTGAGTATTCTTGGAATTTTTGGTTTACACTGCCGATTTATCCCTATGGACAGCGGCGGACGTTGCGGCGGGAGGTGGTGCGCGATCGCCTCTGGACGTTTGACCAACTTCAGGGGATTTTCTATGTGGTAGTTCCCATCCGCATGACGGTGATTAAACTGGATGCGGGAGGATTGTTAGTCTATGCACCTATTGCCCCAACGCGGGAATGTTTAACTCTTCTCAATGAATTAGTCGCTGAACATGGCCCTGTTCGCTATATTATCCATCCCACGGTGTCTGGCTTGGAACATAAGGTGTTTGTGGGACCCTTTGCGCGGGCCTGTCCCCAGGCGCAGGTGTATATCGCCCCGCAACAGTGGAGTTTTCCTCTCAATCTGCCTCTGAGTTGGTTGGGCCTTCCGGGCGATCGTACTCGGGTGATTCCTGATGAACCGAGTCAACTTCCCTTTGCGGATCAATGCGCTCTGGAGGTGCTTGGCCCCATCAATTTGGGAACGGGTTGGTTCGGAGAAGTGGCGCTCTATGACCGCTCCAGTCGTAGTTTACTTCTCACGGACAGCTTAATTGCGATTCCTGAAGATCCGCCGGCCATTGTCCAGTTGGACAGTTATCCTCTTTTATTTCACGCCAAAGATAGCCCCTTTGATGTGATTGAAGATACGCCGGAAAATCGCCGCAAGGGTTGGCAACGTATCTGTTTGTTTGCGGCCTATTTTCGTCCCAGTGTCTTAGAAACACCGCCCTGGGGTCAGGTGATTCGGGATGCGTTCAAGGTGGGCGATCGCTCTCGGAAAAACTATTTTGGTTTATATCCCTTTCAATGGCAAAACGACTGGCAACGCTCCTTTGAGGCGCTCCGGGGCAAGGGTCGTCCGTTGGTGGCCCCAGTCTTGCAACAACTGATTCTCAATCGTGCGCCCCAAGAAACCCTAGATTGGGTGGAACGGGTGTCTCAATGGCACTGCGATCGCCTCATTTCCGCTCATTTTCAATCTCCAATTTTTAGCACAAAAGAACAGTTTTGTCAAGCTTTTTCCTTCTTGAAAAACCAAGACCTGTTTACGCCATCTCCCTTACCCAGTACTGATTTACAACTGTTGGCGGATATTGATAAAACTCTTTGCGATCGGGGTATTGTTCCCCCTTCAAAACTGAGCCGTTAA
- the dndD gene encoding DNA sulfur modification protein DndD: MKFLELVLQNFGPYIGRQELNLRPIEAEGGELAPIILFGGMNGGGKTTLMDAIRLALYGQRAQCSTRGSLNYGDFLSQCVNRHSDPHAKTSIELLFEQVVENRQVRYRIIRTWDRHPKEGRETLGIYQPDGLGNSDWKDEGLSETWDEYVETLLPLGISNLFLFDGEQVKELAELEAPPPLVSGAIKSLLGLELAERLAVDLEVLVNRKRKTLAGKKERAEIEAIERRLEEAQQEHQQLQQQVKDLKRERQSALEEEERATAVFRAQGGKIAEERAALEAQLGSQKQEVERHRDRLRELAAGCLPLIELRPLLMMAQKQGEWEEKERRARLLQGAMQERDQRLLDLLQGLGLAKAQLETVEDFLLEDSPQTEDEAALWLGLSDRQLQGVRALLGDRLGDGLRQTEITQGHLQEALEALTRTEQRIAQAAPKEESDRLLLGMTEAQGKRQKLDATLELREREVQQRGAEVERIKKELASYGEQNVDRQNANHLIDNAKSVQRTLAQFRERLTLRKLNKLELEVTECFRYLLHKSDLVHRVVIEAEDFRLLLYDRQGQMVPKHRLSAGEKQLLAIAFLWGLARVSGRQLPVAIDTPLGRLDSSHRQNLVERYFPAASHQVILLSTDTEIREPEANQLREFGAIAREYRLDYDPKLQQTRVKPGYFEFGGEGKS; encoded by the coding sequence ATGAAATTTCTCGAACTCGTCCTACAAAATTTTGGTCCTTATATTGGACGACAAGAACTCAATCTACGCCCCATCGAAGCGGAAGGGGGGGAACTGGCGCCGATTATCCTCTTTGGGGGGATGAATGGCGGCGGTAAAACAACCCTCATGGATGCGATTCGCCTGGCCCTCTATGGACAACGGGCCCAATGTTCGACGCGGGGAAGTCTCAATTATGGGGATTTCTTGTCTCAATGTGTGAATCGCCATAGTGACCCCCATGCGAAAACCAGTATTGAACTGCTGTTCGAGCAGGTGGTGGAGAATCGCCAGGTGCGCTATCGCATCATTCGCACTTGGGATCGCCATCCTAAGGAGGGGAGGGAAACGCTGGGGATTTATCAGCCGGATGGACTGGGAAATAGTGATTGGAAGGATGAGGGCCTGTCAGAAACCTGGGATGAGTATGTCGAAACCCTACTTCCGTTGGGAATTTCCAATCTGTTTCTGTTTGATGGGGAACAGGTGAAGGAGTTGGCGGAACTCGAGGCCCCGCCGCCGTTGGTGTCGGGGGCGATTAAGTCTCTGTTGGGGTTGGAGTTGGCCGAACGCCTGGCGGTGGATTTGGAGGTGTTGGTGAATCGCAAGCGCAAGACGTTGGCGGGGAAGAAGGAACGGGCGGAGATTGAGGCGATTGAGCGGCGCTTGGAGGAGGCCCAGCAGGAACATCAGCAGCTTCAGCAACAGGTTAAAGACTTAAAACGGGAGCGCCAGAGCGCCCTGGAGGAGGAAGAACGGGCGACGGCGGTGTTTCGCGCTCAGGGGGGCAAAATTGCTGAGGAACGGGCGGCTCTGGAGGCTCAACTGGGGAGTCAGAAACAGGAGGTGGAGCGTCATCGCGATCGCCTGCGGGAGTTGGCGGCAGGCTGTTTACCCCTGATTGAGCTTCGGCCGTTGTTAATGATGGCTCAAAAACAAGGGGAATGGGAAGAAAAAGAACGTCGCGCTCGTTTGTTACAGGGGGCGATGCAGGAGCGGGATCAGCGGCTGTTGGATTTGTTGCAAGGGTTGGGATTGGCGAAAGCTCAGTTAGAGACGGTAGAGGATTTTTTGCTCGAAGATAGCCCCCAAACTGAGGATGAGGCGGCGCTGTGGTTGGGGTTGAGCGATCGCCAGTTGCAGGGGGTACGGGCGTTGTTGGGCGATCGCCTCGGGGATGGGTTGCGTCAAACTGAGATCACTCAAGGACATTTACAAGAGGCGTTGGAGGCGTTAACCCGCACGGAACAGCGGATTGCACAGGCGGCTCCGAAGGAGGAGAGCGATCGCCTCTTACTCGGGATGACAGAGGCTCAGGGGAAACGCCAGAAACTCGACGCTACGCTGGAGTTGCGGGAACGGGAGGTTCAGCAACGGGGGGCTGAAGTCGAACGCATTAAAAAGGAATTAGCCAGTTATGGGGAACAGAATGTCGATCGCCAAAATGCCAATCACTTGATTGATAATGCGAAGTCGGTACAACGGACGTTGGCTCAATTCCGCGAACGACTGACGTTGCGGAAACTCAATAAGTTGGAACTCGAAGTTACGGAATGTTTCCGCTATCTGTTGCACAAGTCGGATTTGGTGCATCGGGTGGTGATTGAGGCGGAGGACTTTCGCTTACTGTTATATGATCGTCAGGGGCAGATGGTTCCCAAACATCGCCTTTCGGCAGGGGAAAAGCAACTGTTGGCGATCGCCTTCCTCTGGGGATTGGCGCGGGTGTCGGGCCGTCAGCTTCCGGTGGCGATTGATACGCCTCTGGGCCGCTTGGATTCGTCTCATCGCCAAAACTTGGTTGAACGCTATTTCCCGGCGGCGAGTCATCAGGTGATTTTGCTGTCTACGGATACGGAGATTCGTGAACCTGAAGCGAACCAACTCCGGGAGTTTGGGGCGATCGCGCGGGAATACCGCCTCGATTATGACCCTAAGTTGCAGCAAACTCGGGTGAAACCGGGGTATTTTGAGTTTGGGGGGGAAGGCAAGAGCTAA